In Listeria swaminathanii, a single window of DNA contains:
- a CDS encoding DUF3116 family protein, translating to MEFKDENLLREVLLFAGSVDTKINDMSLEVIDFGNLRNYTKNEVLLTLYWLEENGFLTRNSNIAEKRYTLTLKGELLYDRYAQTEE from the coding sequence ATGGAATTTAAAGATGAAAACTTATTACGAGAAGTACTTCTTTTTGCGGGAAGTGTGGATACGAAGATTAATGATATGTCGCTTGAGGTGATTGATTTTGGAAATCTGCGGAACTACACAAAAAATGAAGTGCTGCTAACGCTTTATTGGTTAGAAGAAAATGGCTTTTTAACGAGGAATAGCAATATTGCAGAAAAAAGATACACGCTCACTTTAAAAGGAGAGCTATTATATGATCGTTACGCTCAAACAGAGGAGTAG